The window CCGTTGGGGAGCGTCTAGCGATTCCAGATGAGCAAATTCCGGATGATGCAAAGGTAGAGATGGAAGCCAAAAAAGCTGCAGGCTACTTCACAGATGCTTCACTGGATCCTGATGCTCTCAAAAGCACCGTTGGCCGAAATCTGGAGCAGTTTTAAACGTACATGACCTTAGATCCGTTTGAGTTCCTAAACTCGCCAAAGACAATCCGTGAACGGTGCTCTCAACTTTATCTGCTGGGATTAGAAGACCGATTGGAGCATTTCCGCATTAAGAAAGATCGGTTACCGCTAACTGTGGAATTGGTTAAAGATGAAATCTTAGCCAACTACCCCGATCTGAATGTTCCCTCTCATAGCCGCTGGCAACATTTTGATGTCAGGGGGACGAATCACTGGTCTCCATTTAAGTCAAAAATTCGGGATGATCGAGAACTCCTGCTAGCTCAGATCGATTTGGCGGTGACCAGTGTCTTGTTAGATGCGGGAGCAGGACCCAACTGGCGTTTTCAAGATCCTCTCACCGGAGAGAACCATTCTCGCTCAGAAGGTTTGGCCCTAGCGAGCTTATATC is drawn from SAR324 cluster bacterium and contains these coding sequences:
- a CDS encoding DUF1688 family protein; its protein translation is MTLDPFEFLNSPKTIRERCSQLYLLGLEDRLEHFRIKKDRLPLTVELVKDEILANYPDLNVPSHSRWQHFDVRGTNHWSPFKSKIRDDRELLLAQIDLAVTSVLLDAGAGPNWRFQDPLTGENHSRSEGLALASLYLFSKGTFSSNPNDPLKADAESLRKFSVEQLAEGFQVSAANPLVGLEERAALLRRLGEQLISFLGTDQEPNPRIANILDKIPISEDRVLKVDRLLGTLLKLLQDVWPPRLTLGG